CGCCATCAGTGGACTCGTTTCTCACGTGCCGGGGCCTGTCACCTCCACCGACGAGGTTCTGGAGTCCAGTCAGGAGGCGCTGCACGTAACGGAGCGTCGGTACCTGCGGCTGGACTGGTGCAAGACGCAGCCGCTGAAGCAGACCATCCAGGAGGAGGGCTGCCTGAGCCGCACCATCATCAACCGCTTCTGCTACGGCCAGTGTAACTCCTTCTACATCCCGAGGCATAACTACCAGGACGGGGACGCCTTTCAGTCCTGCTCTGCCTGCAAACCAAAAACCTTCAGCACCGTCACCTACACGCTCTATTGCCCGGGTCAGACGCCCAGCACCCGGAAGAAACGGGTTCAACGCGTAAAGCAGTGTCGCTGCACGACGATAGATACGGATTAGACAACATACTGTATCTCTACACCCAGATCGATAAAACCGTGTTTCCACTGAGGGGATGTGTGCAGCTTTGTGATCAAGTAAAACgcagtttatttttctaacGGGACACTTGAAAATAACGCGTGAACAGGACGGTGAGGAAATTCCCTGATTCAATGTATCACTTATTTTGCTGATGGACAACAAACAAGTTAATTCAATGCAGGttccctttaaaaataaagattttcctGCAAATACTCTAATACTAATAAAAATAGTCAAAATATCGAGATAAATACCCGTTATTAAGTTTGTTGCTGGAAGATTTTACATGCAGGATGGACTTTAACAAAATTTGTGCTTCAGTGTTGAGTGTCAATGAAAGCTTTGGGAGTTTGGTTTGTAACACTTCATAATCTCACATTTGTTGCAGAATAACAGAAGTGCAGCAAAATGTGTTAGATTTCTGATGTTTGTATTGTTTCCACTGTGTGGGATGTAAAGCTGAAGGCTGTTCCAACATGGAGATGTTAGTAATGTAACCTGCACTGCTACACGCCTCGTCATTTTAATGGCTTTGTATAATATGTGTGTTCTTAAGTATCGTGTAAATAAAACAGTGCCAAAGCTATgaaatcacattcacacatgttttCAGGTTGGATTTAATacacaaaaaagtatttatcaGAAAGCTAAAGTAAAGATGAGATTTTACATGTAAGAATCaaatctaaccctaacccattggatgttcaaaacataaaaatggaCTTTAAATATTGGTGCGGTATCCGGGTCGTCGTCCAGAgggatcctgtttgtttttgcttcctTAATCAGTTAATTTGAAGACATGCTGGCTTCTTTCTGTCGCAGCCGCTCTTTCTGTTAGGAGTCAAATATgtacagagttttaaaaaaaaacgttctacTTCTTcaataaacacagcaaaacaGAATCTGGATTTCATAGATTTCATAGACATATATGGGCTGTGCATTTCTTAAGGCTCTGTGCTTAGTGTTTAAACACAACCTTTTCTGTGGAGTTCTGGCTTATGGtgaattattatttatattgaaTCTTAAAGATGTGCTTTAGAAGTTCCTGCTCGTATTTTTTTACCcacagactgaaaaacaaaagttgctTTTTCAGCGTATTGACTGAAGTGAGTCTCACCAGGCTGTTGGGGTTGATCTTCCTGGTCTCCACTTTCTTCTCCGATGTGATCCTTTTCACGGACAGCTGAGCCTCTTTTAATCTGGGAAAGTCAAATTCACTGGTTCAGGGTTTGGGAACAACTTTggcataaataaaaaacaatttcaaacattttcaattacATTTAATCCACCATAACATAGTACATTTCAGTTacgcttattattattattattatggataAATGAAGGTCTGTATCAATGTAAGTTCAGTTCAGGCAAGTCAAAAAGAAGCAGACATTGACCCTCAATGGTGTAAGTTTTGTCACTTCACTGatgtcatttttacagaagtTGAAGCTGACTAAATCATACTCATTTATCAACCATCACAGAAAACCAACACTATTTATTACAAAAGTTAAGCAGactgttttcatttctgaattTACAGAAGATGTCCTTTGAGATTATTTATTGGCGTTCTGAACCTAAAACTTCATCCTCTTAATTACTGTCGGTGGTTCCAGTAATGCATGCGGTACCTCGCTTTAGAGATggtcttgttctctctcttccacctgGCCATGAAGTCGGCACAGAACTCAAACCAGAGCATAAGGAATTGATCTGTGGTCATATCCTTCTCCCCCGTTTTGGGCTTCAGTCCAAAGTACAGAACCAAGTCCTGAAAACTGAACAACAAGTACATAAAAGAAAGTGTTAAAACAAGACAGTAAACCGGAGTGGAGAGGTATCTCTACTTTGAGTGTTGAGGGATGTCACTTCAAACCATCACttacagttttctttggctgcaTTAATTCATATTTACACTGTCCTTTCTTAACCTTGTTTATGGTATCTCATATTTTATCAAAACTAATGTGGGTTGTATGTAGATTCTTAAATTTACATGGAACATAGAATCTGAATTCATATAAATGTCACATTAAACgcctcagtggtagagtcggtcgtctctcaaccagaaaggTTGGGGTTCaatacccagctcctgcagccacatagACGTGTCCCTGGGCAAGACCCTTAACCCTGAGTTCttcccgctgcttcgttggcggcgtgtgaatgtgtgcgagTGAGATTAGTTAACACTTTTGGACACtttacagcagcctctaccattagtgtgtgaatgtctggCCTGCGgtttaaaagtgctttgagtagtcagaagtctagaaaagttctctacaagctcaagtccatttactataaCATTACAATGATTTAATTCTCCAACCTTTTCTGCACAGTCATCAGTTGATAGGAAGCTTCTCCATGTTCTTTTCTTGCTGCAGgatcagacaaagaaacagtttaGTTATAGCCAGATCCCCCCTCAACAaccaaataattaaatgaatggatgattattattataatatgttATCCCTGTGGAGACTCTGCTTATATATTCTGCTGATAAATGTACTTTAAGTTACTTGTAATAACTCCATGAGAACTTGTCATGAGATGATTCAAGTATCAGACAACCCATTCTTACTGCGACTGTCAAATTGTGATGCCATTTACACAAATAATATGCATACTGCTATCTATGTCTTTGATTAAGAGGGATTCTCCTTTAGATACATGTCTAATTGGACAAATCACGTTGGTTGTCTTTGAGGAAGTTGGATTCTGTTCATCACATGGTGAAACTCTGAGAAATACTTTTACAATAAAGATACATTTCTTAATAAAAGTTAGTTTCTTAGTTTCATTCAAGTGTCTAACGATATCCTCAAACACGTCCCCCCTCCCA
The Labrus mixtus chromosome 12, fLabMix1.1, whole genome shotgun sequence genome window above contains:
- the grem1a gene encoding gremlin-1a — protein: MTGYIFFEEPHHTTASVMKTSSALLSAAVFTLLLSPLWSTDAATYQGAFPHPNKYNPNESDGCQTPAISGLVSHVPGPVTSTDEVLESSQEALHVTERRYLRLDWCKTQPLKQTIQEEGCLSRTIINRFCYGQCNSFYIPRHNYQDGDAFQSCSACKPKTFSTVTYTLYCPGQTPSTRKKRVQRVKQCRCTTIDTD